In one window of Eggerthella guodeyinii DNA:
- a CDS encoding alpha/beta hydrolase, which translates to MESEPVRSHRGRRVAIVLGIVAVLALVGAPLALSAAIYEDNFGSRLHTAAFTERSPEEFPGLSERTSTFVSDKGQQLAGYLYTSADAGVAEDGAGAKGVVVIAHGLGGGCNTYMDVANRFAASGYAVFAYDATGNDRSEGDAVGGLPQGVIDLDRALDTVAQDDRLRDLPVMLFGHSWGGYAVGSALADHPEVKAVVSVAGFDTSAAMLESQGRQMAGDAIVLLMPYLSLYEHLKFGSYADASSLEGFASSQAQVLVLHSADDATVPPETGIDRYREEFGDDPRFTFVEFEDRGHSFLYYSDEARDNIAAFNEDYYAYWEANDGANDADLMNAWRAEHFDKGTCLMLDEDLMSSIVSFYDEQVR; encoded by the coding sequence GTGGAGAGCGAACCGGTTCGGAGCCATCGGGGGCGGCGCGTGGCGATCGTGCTGGGCATCGTCGCGGTGCTGGCGCTGGTGGGAGCGCCCTTGGCGCTGTCGGCAGCCATCTATGAAGACAACTTCGGCTCGCGTTTGCATACGGCGGCGTTCACGGAGCGCAGCCCCGAGGAGTTCCCCGGCCTCAGCGAGCGCACCTCCACCTTCGTCTCCGACAAGGGCCAGCAGCTCGCGGGCTATCTCTACACGTCGGCCGACGCGGGCGTGGCCGAGGACGGCGCGGGCGCGAAGGGCGTCGTCGTGATCGCGCACGGCCTGGGCGGCGGGTGCAACACGTACATGGACGTGGCGAACCGCTTCGCGGCCAGCGGCTACGCGGTGTTCGCCTACGACGCCACGGGCAACGACCGCAGCGAGGGCGACGCCGTCGGCGGGCTGCCGCAGGGCGTCATCGACCTCGATCGCGCCCTCGACACCGTGGCGCAGGACGACCGCCTGCGCGACCTTCCCGTCATGCTGTTCGGCCACAGCTGGGGCGGTTACGCGGTGGGCAGCGCGCTCGCCGACCATCCCGAGGTGAAGGCGGTCGTGTCCGTTGCGGGCTTCGACACCTCTGCGGCCATGCTCGAAAGCCAGGGCCGGCAGATGGCGGGCGACGCCATCGTGCTGCTGATGCCGTACCTGTCGCTGTACGAGCATCTCAAGTTCGGCTCCTACGCCGACGCGTCCTCCCTCGAGGGGTTCGCGTCGTCGCAGGCGCAGGTGCTCGTGCTGCACAGCGCCGACGACGCCACCGTGCCGCCCGAGACGGGCATCGACCGGTATCGCGAGGAATTCGGCGACGATCCGCGCTTCACGTTCGTCGAGTTCGAGGATCGCGGCCACAGCTTCCTGTACTACTCGGACGAAGCGCGCGACAACATCGCCGCGTTCAACGAGGACTACTACGCGTATTGGGAGGCCAACGACGGTGCGAACGACGCCGACCTGATGAACGCGTGGCGCGCCGAGCATTTCGACAAGGGGACCTGCCTCATGCTCGACGAAGACCTCATGAGCAGCATCGTGTCCTTCTACGACGAGCAGGTGCGTTAA
- a CDS encoding type II toxin-antitoxin system RelB/DinJ family antitoxin, which produces MTTDMVQMNTRISRSLKERGDAALERAGYTPSQAIRKLWDYAANNAHNPRAIENLFDAEDEAEKREAEEERARRREITIRGANIVADAYERHGIKPSDWTMNASYEEMRDYALLERLRERGLDA; this is translated from the coding sequence ATGACAACGGACATGGTGCAGATGAACACGCGCATCAGCCGCTCGCTCAAGGAGCGCGGCGATGCGGCGCTGGAGCGCGCCGGCTACACGCCGTCGCAGGCGATTCGCAAGCTGTGGGACTACGCCGCGAACAACGCGCACAACCCGCGCGCCATAGAAAACCTGTTCGACGCCGAAGACGAAGCGGAGAAGCGCGAAGCCGAGGAAGAGCGCGCGCGGCGGCGGGAAATCACGATCAGGGGCGCGAACATCGTCGCCGATGCGTACGAGCGACACGGAATCAAGCCTTCGGACTGGACGATGAACGCATCGTACGAAGAGATGCGCGACTACGCCCTGCTCGAGCGCCTTCGGGAACGGGGCCTCGATGCCTAG
- a CDS encoding type II toxin-antitoxin system VapC family toxin has protein sequence MPSQQTSLLVDTNIWLDYFLANRPGHAAAMSFMLFAHEHGYPLLYPTAIVKDVFYLTANAFKRDMRNENGRLTERDAAAATEIAWGCVGNMREQATAVGSDESDLWKACGLRNLHNDLEDNLIVAAAQRSNATYLITSDELLIKHAPVAALTPGDALTLLQAMR, from the coding sequence ATGCCTAGCCAGCAAACTTCCCTTCTGGTCGACACGAACATCTGGCTCGACTACTTTCTTGCCAACCGTCCAGGGCATGCCGCAGCGATGTCCTTCATGCTATTCGCGCATGAGCACGGCTATCCGCTGCTGTACCCCACCGCCATCGTCAAGGACGTGTTCTACCTGACCGCGAACGCCTTCAAGCGAGACATGCGCAACGAGAACGGCAGGCTCACCGAACGCGATGCGGCGGCAGCGACCGAAATCGCTTGGGGATGCGTGGGCAACATGCGGGAACAGGCCACCGCCGTAGGGTCAGACGAATCGGACTTGTGGAAAGCATGCGGCCTCCGCAACCTCCACAACGACCTCGAGGACAACCTGATCGTCGCCGCGGCGCAACGGTCGAACGCGACGTACCTGATCACCAGCGACGAGCTGCTCATCAAGCACGCCCCCGTGGCCGCGCTCACACCCGGCGACGCGCTCACGCTGCTGCAAGCGATGCGGTAG